From the Mastacembelus armatus chromosome 14, fMasArm1.2, whole genome shotgun sequence genome, one window contains:
- the LOC113143066 gene encoding olfactory receptor 5B17-like has product MENQTLGKDILLLEGLQVTPQSSTPAFILLLLIYIFIMVSNIGLVVLIFMDRSLHQPMYLLFCNMSINDVFGATAIIPRLLSDMLIPSTERYIHYIDCVLQAFCAHIYAGASHTVLMVMAFDRYVAICNALRYTSIMTNRMVVKLLVSAWGVVFVMVLILIGLSVRLSRCRSIIFNPFCDNASLFKLSCESILINNIYSLGYTAVLLGSSICSIMLTYLRITMVCLSSKNKVLNTKALQTCATHLAVYIIMYFTDTLNIILHRFPELSEQRKLAAIMLRTVPPITHPVIYGLQIKTVRQKILILFTRKSMTEQ; this is encoded by the coding sequence ATGGAGAACCAAACTTTAGGTAAAGATATCCTGCTCCTGGAGGGGCTACAGGTCACCCCTCAGTCCTCCACCCCtgccttcatcctcctcctcctcatctacATCTTCATCATGGTGTCCAACATCGGTCTTGTGGTCCTGATCTTCATGGACAGGAGCCTCCACCAGCCCATGTACCTGCTCTTCTGCAACATGAGTATTAATGACGTGTTCGGGGCCACGGCCATCATTCCTCGCTTGCTGAGTGACATGTTGATTCCAAGTACAGAGCGGTACATTCACTACATCGACTGTGTCCTTCAGGCTTTTTGTGCTCACATTTACGCAGGCGCCTCCCACACAGTTCTCATGGTCATGGCCTTTGATCGGTACGTGGCCATCTGTAACGCCCTGCGTTACACCAGCATCATGACCAACAGGATGGTGGTGAAGCTGTTGGTGTCGGCCTGGGGGGTCGTTTTTGTCATGGTGCTGATCCTCATTGGACTCAGTGTCCGCCTGTCACGCTGCAGGTCGATCATATTCAACCCATTTTGTGACAACGCCTCCCTGTTCAAACTGTCCTGTGAAAGCATCCTCATTAATAACATCTACAGCCTTGGCTACACAGCTGTCCTGCTGGGCTCCTCCATCTGCAGCATCATGCTCACCTATCTGAGGATCACCATGGTGTGTCTGAGCAGCAAGAACAAAGTTCTGAACACCAAAGCTCTGCAGACCTGTGCCACCCACCTGGCTGTTTACATCATCATGTATTTCACAGATACTCTCAACATCATCCTGCACCGTTTCCCTGAGTTATCAGAGCAAAGGAAGCTGGCAGCCATCATGTTACGCACAGTTCCTCCTATTACACACCCTGTTATCTACGGGCTGCAAATCAAAACAGTGCGTCAAAAAATCTTGATCCTGTTTACCAGGAAATCAATGACAGAGCAATGA